Proteins encoded by one window of Paenibacillus sp. DCT19:
- a CDS encoding DUF2268 domain-containing protein: MQITALRSDQIYNTIMEAAPDKKLELYRQLMMEPFMNKWNIQQIPFRASEPHGFDVIMMNNFMNISPEDITAEICEPLAAISSEAFWQKCHEAVTRSLSTFRESGITLSVSEYLYTILLGDKNSLSLTMNEGISGDGGIPGYIIANLIPNSYTLPRIQSVLAHECNHNVRYQYIQWNPQITLGEMIVSEGLAESFATFLYGEELLGPWVTKTSMETLNSIIKPNMKDQLNVTGFDQINPYLYGDELAKLQNFSPVGMPYAAGYACGYHLIKYYLNQTGSSIMKATITPASTILAETKDFWNEDTLFHH, encoded by the coding sequence ATGCAGATTACCGCTTTGCGTTCAGATCAGATTTATAACACGATAATGGAAGCCGCACCTGATAAAAAGTTAGAGCTGTACCGGCAACTTATGATGGAGCCTTTTATGAACAAATGGAACATTCAGCAGATCCCATTTCGCGCGAGTGAGCCACATGGGTTTGATGTTATTATGATGAATAATTTCATGAATATCTCCCCTGAGGATATAACCGCTGAGATCTGCGAGCCGTTAGCAGCGATTTCGTCTGAAGCATTTTGGCAAAAGTGTCATGAAGCCGTTACTAGGAGTCTATCTACCTTTAGGGAGAGCGGGATTACGTTATCTGTCTCTGAATATCTGTACACGATTTTATTAGGTGACAAGAATAGTCTTTCCCTTACGATGAACGAAGGAATTAGCGGAGATGGTGGCATTCCGGGGTATATTATTGCGAACCTCATCCCCAATAGCTATACTCTACCTCGAATTCAATCTGTGTTAGCTCATGAATGCAATCATAACGTAAGATATCAATATATCCAGTGGAACCCACAGATTACGCTGGGAGAAATGATTGTCAGTGAGGGACTTGCTGAAAGCTTTGCTACATTCTTGTATGGAGAAGAGTTATTAGGCCCCTGGGTAACCAAAACAAGCATGGAAACATTGAACTCCATCATTAAACCTAACATGAAGGATCAACTTAACGTGACTGGATTCGACCAGATTAATCCGTATTTATATGGCGATGAACTGGCGAAATTGCAAAATTTCAGTCCCGTAGGAATGCCCTATGCTGCTGGCTATGCCTGTGGCTACCACTTGATCAAATATTATCTGAACCAAACAGGCTCATCCATTATGAAAGCCACCATTACTCCGGCAAGTACTATTCTTGCTGAAACAAAGGACTTTTGGAATGAAGACACCCTATTTCACCATTAA
- a CDS encoding copper amine oxidase N-terminal domain-containing protein produces the protein MKKVVMFIAALCVVTVAGALYASSGKVSAAAPAYTLTVNGKPMQVSKSELMPYEQKGTVLVPLRATAEALGYRVHWVAAEKAVSVEDSIQSALVKNGSTQVKFTGKLKIINLSQNMELPVPAQTKKGTMYVPASFFETFFNEVVVKEGNVSISAQMSSIQ, from the coding sequence ATGAAAAAGGTGGTTATGTTCATCGCTGCGCTGTGCGTAGTCACGGTGGCGGGGGCTTTATATGCTTCGTCAGGGAAAGTAAGCGCAGCGGCTCCAGCGTATACGTTAACCGTGAATGGAAAACCGATGCAAGTAAGTAAGTCTGAGCTGATGCCTTACGAGCAAAAAGGAACCGTCTTGGTGCCATTACGCGCTACGGCAGAAGCACTGGGCTACAGAGTCCACTGGGTAGCTGCTGAGAAAGCTGTATCTGTCGAAGACAGCATACAGTCAGCCCTGGTGAAGAACGGCAGTACCCAAGTGAAGTTTACAGGCAAGCTGAAAATCATCAACTTGAGTCAGAATATGGAGCTACCGGTTCCTGCACAGACTAAGAAAGGCACGATGTATGTGCCAGCTTCGTTCTTCGAAACTTTCTTCAATGAAGTTGTGGTGAAAGAAGGCAACGTTTCGATCTCGGCTCAGATGTCGTCGATTCAATAA
- a CDS encoding lipase family protein: MVNYITEKTYHFISNRVYTPNLELGEQYDDEIPGWKIVKPNATLHDSNTGFDAEVFHNENTNQIIIGYRGTEPDGRPFRERYLDIETDVLDVVLGRAKQLEKKYNEHLSRTEELPSKYDNSLINEGYKNTQFYQAEELYRTVKNEYPTADITTTGHSLGGGLAEYVAARNDLSAVTYDPADILPVLSDDIIKRIDNGDFKDKIYSISHPGDVVSSGVLSSRKTVGTGLFIDRTYKEANRRIYIPIPKSNEDSKYNIIQSLLGLEPKYYIPISIPFLHQNPFSKFMNSFGNEKTHDLNYFQFDEHGFIKNKLFSTTDGQPVNGNIRFDTYLKSMVAQDNMKQVFEQLFHKYGSKMGTYGQYAAATTGVTIQLSVENLKAAGQKMEHHVQEFQASLPTAINSILRLVETSQSRSLEPIVERLRQDLQQFSRWYEDEARLIAQYINKKAEDFRVADEG, from the coding sequence ATGGTAAATTATATTACAGAAAAAACGTATCACTTTATATCTAATAGGGTTTACACACCAAATTTAGAATTAGGTGAGCAGTACGATGATGAAATCCCAGGCTGGAAAATTGTAAAACCTAACGCTACATTACATGATAGCAATACAGGTTTCGACGCTGAGGTTTTCCACAATGAAAATACCAATCAGATCATTATAGGGTATAGGGGTACAGAACCTGATGGTCGTCCCTTTAGGGAAAGGTACCTTGATATTGAAACAGATGTATTGGACGTTGTCTTAGGAAGAGCGAAACAACTGGAGAAGAAATATAACGAACATCTGAGTAGGACAGAAGAGCTTCCCAGCAAGTATGATAATAGTTTAATCAACGAAGGGTATAAGAATACACAATTTTATCAGGCAGAAGAACTGTATAGAACGGTGAAGAATGAATACCCTACTGCTGATATAACGACTACAGGACATTCATTGGGCGGTGGATTAGCTGAGTATGTAGCAGCAAGAAATGACCTGTCGGCGGTTACATATGATCCTGCGGATATATTACCAGTATTGTCGGATGATATTATCAAGCGAATTGATAACGGAGACTTCAAAGACAAAATCTATTCTATATCTCATCCTGGGGACGTTGTTAGCTCGGGTGTTTTGAGTTCTCGTAAAACAGTAGGAACTGGACTCTTTATTGATAGAACTTATAAAGAGGCAAATAGAAGAATCTACATACCTATTCCGAAATCGAACGAGGATAGCAAATATAATATTATTCAAAGTTTGCTGGGTTTAGAGCCAAAATATTATATACCCATAAGCATTCCATTTCTGCACCAAAATCCATTTAGTAAATTTATGAACTCATTTGGGAATGAAAAAACCCATGATCTGAACTATTTTCAATTTGACGAGCATGGCTTTATTAAGAATAAGTTGTTCTCAACTACAGATGGACAACCTGTGAATGGGAATATACGGTTTGATACTTATCTAAAATCTATGGTTGCGCAAGATAATATGAAACAAGTCTTTGAACAACTTTTTCATAAATATGGCTCCAAGATGGGAACATACGGACAGTATGCCGCAGCAACGACTGGAGTAACTATACAATTATCTGTTGAGAACCTTAAAGCGGCTGGACAGAAGATGGAGCATCATGTACAGGAATTTCAGGCGAGCTTGCCAACGGCAATCAATTCAATTCTGCGTTTAGTAGAGACGAGTCAAAGTCGATCTTTAGAGCCGATTGTGGAGCGCTTGAGACAGGATTTGCAACAATTTAGTAGATGGTATGAAGACGAAGCACGCCTTATTGCACAATATATTAATAAAAAAGCAGAAGATTTTAGGGTTGCTGACGAGGGCTAA
- a CDS encoding MerR family transcriptional regulator, with the protein MKTPYFTIKDIMQITGVTKRALHYYDKTDLLKPSKIEANGYRLYDQEALGNLQTILLFKEMNFSLKDIATMMKRSKDEQKGILKEHRGSLVQRKQKLETIIDQLDEVVNGTDISQLQLFDDSPIMTIQEQYESEAKFVYGDTSKYQEFEANMNRLSAQDQQKAYQQFSVNMETVFHELVKHQDHSPASTEVQQLIDQWKKQLESFMVCDPEILVCIAETYTTDRRYALYFEQFGNEDFLSFLYQAIMVYVQGEGDEPSHV; encoded by the coding sequence ATGAAGACACCCTATTTCACCATTAAAGACATCATGCAGATCACCGGCGTAACCAAGCGCGCGTTGCACTATTATGATAAAACAGATCTGTTGAAACCGAGCAAAATCGAAGCCAATGGCTATCGGTTATATGATCAGGAAGCACTGGGGAATCTGCAAACGATTCTTCTGTTCAAAGAAATGAATTTTTCATTGAAAGACATTGCAACGATGATGAAACGATCCAAAGATGAACAAAAAGGAATTTTAAAAGAGCATCGCGGTTCACTCGTTCAACGAAAACAAAAGCTAGAAACGATCATCGACCAGCTGGACGAAGTTGTGAATGGAACGGATATCTCTCAACTTCAACTGTTTGACGATTCTCCCATCATGACCATTCAAGAACAGTATGAATCTGAGGCGAAGTTCGTCTATGGGGACACCTCTAAATATCAGGAATTCGAAGCCAATATGAACAGACTATCCGCACAAGATCAGCAAAAAGCCTACCAACAGTTCTCTGTGAACATGGAGACCGTATTTCATGAATTGGTGAAACATCAGGATCACTCTCCCGCTTCTACGGAGGTGCAACAACTGATAGATCAATGGAAAAAGCAGCTTGAATCCTTTATGGTCTGTGATCCTGAGATTCTGGTCTGTATCGCAGAGACTTATACGACAGATCGTCGATATGCCCTATACTTTGAGCAGTTTGGCAACGAGGATTTTTTGAGTTTTTTGTACCAGGCTATTATGGTTTATGTGCAAGGAGAAGGCGACGAACCGAGCCACGTGTAA